The region TGGTTTTGCCGGCCTTGGGAGGCGACACGATGAGGCCGCGCTGGCCGCGCCCGATGGGGGCCACCAGGTTGACGAGCCGCGTGGAGAGTGTATCCTGGCGCGTTTCCAGGTCTATCATCTTGTCGGGGAAGGTGGGAGTGAGGGAACTGAAATTGGGACGAGCGCGGGCCATTTCCGGATTGATATCGTTGATGGCCTCGACTCTGAGCAGGCTGTAGTATTTTTCGCCGGCTTTGGCGGGACGGCCCTGACCCACCACGGTATCGCCGGTGCGCAGGCTAAAGCGGCGTATCTGAGACTGCGAGACATATACATCCGAGGGGCTGGGCAGCAGCGTTTCCTGGCGCAGGAAGCCGTAGCCGTCAGGCATGATGTCAAGCACGCCCGAGCAGAAAACGTTGCCCTGCATCTCGGCGTAAGACTGCAACAGGCGCATGACGATATCCTGCTTCTTGAGGCCGGTGACACCGCTGAGTCCGGACTCTCTGGCCAGGTCGAGCAGCTCTTCACGGCTTTTCTCTTCAAGAACTTTCATTTCCAGCGGCTGAGGCGGTTTGACCTCTACCGGAGGGTCCATGCGGGGCGGCGGCTTGATTTCCACAGGCTCCACCCGCGGGGGCAGTTTTGTTTCGACAGTGTTCACGATGTCCGCGGGCTGTTGTTCCTGCGGCTCATCCGGCTGCGTTGCTTCAATTGGCTGAGGTTGGTCTGTCATAGGTCTCTTTTCTTCCTCCCTGTCCATCAGGAAAATAGTGATTAGGTTTTACCCGACACGCGGCGCCAGTCCGCCAGAAAACGGGCGTTGCCGGCCTCGGTGAGCGGGTGTTTCATCATCTGTTCCAGCACTTTGAAGGGCACGGTGGCGATATCGGCGCCGGCCTGGGCCGCCGCCACGCAATGCAGCGGGTGGCGGATGCTGGCGGCGATGACCTCCGTGTCGAAATCGTATTCCTTATATATATCCATGATGTCCCGCACCAGCGCCATGCCGTCCTGACCGATATCATCCAGGCGGCCCACGAAGGGGCTGATGAAGGCCGCGCCGGCCAGGGCTCCCAGCAGCGCCTGGTTGGCCGAAAAGCAGAGGGTCATGTTCACTTTTATGCCTTCTTTAGCCAGCTTGGATGTCACTTCCAGACCTTCGGTGGTGGCGGGAATTTTGACCACCACGTTTTTGTGCCAGGCGGCGATGTCGCGCGCCTGTGCCAGCATGGCTTCGATGCCCTCGACGGTTACTTCAGCCGATACCGGACCGTCAACGATGCCGCAGATTTTTTTTACAACGGCTTTATAGTTTTTCTGTCCTTCCGATGCCACCAGCGTGGGGTTGGTGGTGACGCCGCTGACGACGCCCCACCTGACGCCCTGGCGGATCTGTTCGATGTTGGCTGTATCCAGAAAGATGCGCATGGTTCTCCTTTTAGCTATCAGCTGTCAGCTATCGGCTTTCAGCTACGGCTGACCGCTGACTTCTGAGCGTTGACGGCTGACTTCCGACCGCCAGGCGTTTCACCCTTTGAATTAAAACCGTAATCATTCTCTTCACTTCGGTAACCTGTTTATTTAGAGAAGCTGAGTCTTCTTCTTTCAAGAATCCGAGTTCCCGCGCCAATATTAAATGGTATTCCAACTCACTGGCGG is a window of Dehalococcoidia bacterium DNA encoding:
- the fsa gene encoding fructose-6-phosphate aldolase; amino-acid sequence: MRIFLDTANIEQIRQGVRWGVVSGVTTNPTLVASEGQKNYKAVVKKICGIVDGPVSAEVTVEGIEAMLAQARDIAAWHKNVVVKIPATTEGLEVTSKLAKEGIKVNMTLCFSANQALLGALAGAAFISPFVGRLDDIGQDGMALVRDIMDIYKEYDFDTEVIAASIRHPLHCVAAAQAGADIATVPFKVLEQMMKHPLTEAGNARFLADWRRVSGKT